The Streptomyces laurentii region GCGGGAGGACCCGGCCGGTCCGTGCCTCCCACGCGCGCAGCTGCAGCAGCGTGACGAGCGTGTGGTCGTCCGGCTGGTCCGCCCCCGGCGCCCGGTCCGGCCCGAGGACGACCACATGGTCGTACCGCTCGTCGATCCGGCCGACCGTGGCGGCCGCCAGCGGATCGTCCCGGTGGAGCACCACCGGCACCGCGCCGGGATCCTCGCCGCTGTCGCCGCTGTCGCCGCTGTCGCCGCTGTCCCCGCCGTCCCCTCGGCCCTCGCCGCACGCACCGCCGTTCGTGCCGAGGCGGCCGTCCGGCGCGAACACGTCCACGGAGGATCCGGGCGCGGCACCCCGCGCGAGGAGGCCCACCACCCGGGCGCCGCGCCGGTTCCAGCCGAGCACCACCACCCGGTAGGGGCGCGGGGCCCCGGCGCGCTCCCGCGTCACCATCACCGACGGGTCGACGGCGGCCGGTGCCGTGCCGCCGACCGCCCGCGCGCCGCCGTCCTCGGCGACCACGACCAGCGCGTCACCGGGCCCGAACTCCGTGCCGGGCGCCGGATTCAGGAGCAGCCCGCCACCGGCCCGTACGATCCCCACCGCGCACGCGTCGGGGCAGCCGGCCCGGACCGCGCCGAACCGCCGTCCGGCGAGCCGGGAATCGTGGAGCGTGTGCAGCTCGGCGCCCGCGAAGTCGAGCAGGTCCTCCAGGACCAGCGACAGACCGGGCTCGCGGACGCACTGCGCCAGGAGCCGCGCCGCGATGTCGTCCACGTCGAGGACCGTCGCGCCCTCGCCCCCGGCCAGTGCGGCGGCGTCCCGGAACCGGCCGTCGCGGACCGCGGCGACCACCCGGACCGGCTCCCCGTCGCCCGCCGCCGCCCGCAACGCCAGCAGCGTCTTCACCACCTGCGCGTCCCCGGCGTCCGGCCACGCGCCCGCACCGCTCGCCGCGTCGTGCGCGGAAGTCCCCGTCGGCTCCGGCCGGCCGTCCGAGGGCAGGACCACCACCGCCCCGGCCGTCGCGGGCCCGATCCGCGCCAGCGCCACCGGATCGGCCGGACGCCCGCTGCGGCACAGCAGCCGCACCCGGGCGGCGCCCCCGGTCAGGCCCGCGCGCAGCTCCGCCTCCATCTCGGCCTTGTCCCGGTCGGCCAGGACCGCGACCGCGCCCCGCCGCCGTTGCGCGTGCGCGGCCAGCACCTCCGCGACCACCGTCGGCGCCTGCTCGGACCAGCCGAGGACCACCGTGTGCCCGTCCTCCACCACCGTGGAGTGCCCGCGCTGGAGCGCGGTCAGCCGTTCGGTGAGCGCCGACGTCACGATCCCGACCAGCGTGGAGACGTACAGCAGGGCCACCAGCGCGAGCAGCAGCGACAGCGCGAACCGCAACGGCGTCCCGGCCTCGCCGCCCAGCCGCAGCGTCTGCCCGGCGGTACGCCACACCGCCGCCAGTTTGCCCCCGAAGCTCTCGGGCGCCCGGCGGTCCGTCCACACCAGGAGCGTGCTGGCCGGCGTCACGACCGCCAGACACGCCAGGGCCAGCCAGCCGACCAGCGCCGACACACCCCGGACGACGGTCCGGTCCACCCAGTACCGCAGCCGCTCCCGGCTGCCGGTCCGCCGCCGGCCCCGCGCGGTCCGGCCCGCCGGCCGTCCCCGCCCCACCCGCGCTTCCGCCACCACGGGCCGGCGTGGCCGTGGGACGGTGATCTCGCGCTCCTTACGCACGGCAGCAGGGTGACGCCCGGGCGGGCCCGATACGCGGAGGTCGGGGCGCGTTCATCCTTTCGTGCAAGGCGGAAGGAAGCGGGAGTTCGAGCCGGGTGCGGGGGCGTGCCCCGCACCCGGGACCGCGCACCCGGCACCTCGTACGGGGCGGACCGTCAGCGGCCGGTCAGCGGACCGACTTCAGGAACGCCTGCGTCCGCTCGTGCGCCGGCGTGTCCAGCAGCCGGCCGGCCGGGCCGGACTCCACGATCCTTCCCCGGTCGAACATCAGGATCCGGTCGGAGACGTCCCGCGCGAACCCCATCTCGTGCGTCACGCACAGCAGCGTGATGTCGGTGTCCCGCGCGATGTCCCGCAGCACGTCGAGCACCTCCGCCACCAGCTCCGGGTCCAGCGCCGACGTCACCTCGTCGAGCAGCAGGATCTCCGGCCGCATGGCCAGCGCGCGGGCGATCGCCACCCGCTGCTGCTGGCCGCCGGACAGCCGGGTCGGCCGGGCGCCGGCCTTGTCGGCGAGGCCGACCATGCCGAGCAGTTCACGGGCCCGGGCGGCCGCCGCGTCCCGGCTCTCGCCGAGCACGTGCACCGGCGCCTCGACGATGTTGTCGAGGACGCTCATATGCGGGAACAGGTTGAAGTGCTGGAACACCATGCCGATCCCGCGCCGGCGTTCCGCGAGATACCGCTCGCTCGCCGGTACCAGCCGGCCGCCGTCCGCGCCGCCCGCCGGCATGTGCGAGTAGGGGCGGCCGTCCACATGGATGACGCCCTCCGTGACCCGCTCCAGCGTCATCAGGAGCCGCAGGATCGTCGTCTTGCCCGAGCCGCTCGGCCCGATCAGCGTCACCCGCTCGCCGCGCCCGACCACCAGGTCGAGACCGTCGAGGACGACCTGTTCCCCGTACCGCTTCGTCACCCGCTCGAAGCGGACCGCCTCGCCCGCCGTCCCGCCGCCCGCAGTTTCGGACGTCGCGTTCTTCGCGACGCTCACCGGTCGCGGTACGGCCGCCGCCGAGGGCTTGTCGGCGGGCGGGGGCTGCTTCATGGGCGGGGCCTTCTCACTGGGCAAGGCGTGCCTCCAGTCGTCGCACGAGCACGGACGTCGGCCAGCTCGCGAGCAGGAAGACCGCGCCGGCCAGGGTGAAACTCTCCAGATAGGCGAAGTGCGTACTGCCGAACGTGTTCGCCTCGTGCACCATCTCGTGCACGGTGATCACCGAGAGCAGGGGCGTCTCCTTGAACATGGAGACGGCGTAATTGCCCAGCGGCGGCAGCACGTTGCGCACCGCCTGCGGCAGCACCACGGCCCGCCACACGCGCCGCCGCGGCAGCGACAGCGCCGTGCACGCCTCCCACTGGCCCTTCGGCACGGACTCGATGCCCGCCCGGTACACCTCCGACAGATACGCCCCGTAGTGCACACCGAGCACCACGACGCCCAGCGTCAGCGCGTCCAGGCCCGGCACGAGCACCCACGCCGCGAACAGCTGCACCAGCAGCGGCGTCGACCGCACGAACGCGGCGACCCCGTTCACCGGCAGCGCCACCCACCGCGGCGCCGAGCGCCCCACGAGCGCGAGGAGCAGTCCGAGAAGCGCCGCCACCGCGAAGCCGAGCACGGTCGCGAGGAGCGTGATGCCGAAGCCCTCCAGTACGGCCGGCAGCGCGGCCCAGGCCGCCTCCCCGTCCCACATCACGCACCACCTCCCGTCCCGAGCCGGGCCCGGGCGGCCCGCTCCAGCGCGTTCATCGCCAGGCTGATCAGCCCGGCCAGGACGCCGTACACCACCAGCAACAGCAGGTACGCGGCGGCGGTGTTACCGGTCGCCGAGCGCAACTGGTCGATCTCGAAGGTGAGATCGGGCACCGTGACCAGCGACAGCAGGGGCGTCGCCTTCAGCAGCTGCACCAGCAGGTTCTTGAACGGCACCACCATCAGCGGGTGCGCCTGCGGCAGCACCACGCGGCGCAGCCGCAGCCACGGCCTCATGCCGAGCGCCACCGCCGCCTCCCGCTGGGCCGCGGGCACGGCGGCGACCGCGCCGCGGACCACCTCGGCCCCGTACGCCCCGTAGTTGAGGCCGAGGGCCGCCACGGCACAGGCCAGCGGTTCGAGCCGGAATCCGAG contains the following coding sequences:
- a CDS encoding hypothetical protein (identified by MetaGeneAnnotator; putative;~sequence version:1), giving the protein MRKEREITVPRPRRPVVAEARVGRGRPAGRTARGRRRTGSRERLRYWVDRTVVRGVSALVGWLALACLAVVTPASTLLVWTDRRAPESFGGKLAAVWRTAGQTLRLGGEAGTPLRFALSLLLALVALLYVSTLVGIVTSALTERLTALQRGHSTVVEDGHTVVLGWSEQAPTVVAEVLAAHAQRRRGAVAVLADRDKAEMEAELRAGLTGGAARVRLLCRSGRPADPVALARIGPATAGAVVVLPSDGRPEPTGTSAHDAASGAGAWPDAGDAQVVKTLLALRAAAGDGEPVRVVAAVRDGRFRDAAALAGGEGATVLDVDDIAARLLAQCVREPGLSLVLEDLLDFAGAELHTLHDSRLAGRRFGAVRAGCPDACAVGIVRAGGGLLLNPAPGTEFGPGDALVVVAEDGGARAVGGTAPAAVDPSVMVTRERAGAPRPYRVVVLGWNRRGARVVGLLARGAAPGSSVDVFAPDGRLGTNGGACGEGRGDGGDSGDSGDSGDSGEDPGAVPVVLHRDDPLAAATVGRIDERYDHVVVLGPDRAPGADQPDDHTLVTLLQLRAWEARTGRVLPLVAELADERSRAIAPAGPGADLVAGGRLVGLLMAQISQNAALAAAFADLFAPGGTSVRLWPAGDLIRHGAEASFATVVAAAARQGACAVGYRAAADADRPPRHGVRLNPPKGETRCWAVGDEVIVIAPADPDSADAAGGRSGVDGSDGLNGLGGANPG
- a CDS encoding polar amino acid ABC transporter ATPase (ABC transporter signature motif;~ATP binding site [chemical binding];~D-loop;~H-loop/switch region;~P-loop containing Nucleoside Triphosphate Hydrolases; cl09099;~Q-loop/lid;~Walker A/P-loop;~Walker B;~ectoine/hydroxyectoine ABC transporter, ATP-binding protein; TIGR03005;~identified by MetaGeneAnnotator; putative;~polar amino acid ABC transporter ATPase [Burkholderia xenovorans LB400]), giving the protein MKQPPPADKPSAAAVPRPVSVAKNATSETAGGGTAGEAVRFERVTKRYGEQVVLDGLDLVVGRGERVTLIGPSGSGKTTILRLLMTLERVTEGVIHVDGRPYSHMPAGGADGGRLVPASERYLAERRRGIGMVFQHFNLFPHMSVLDNIVEAPVHVLGESRDAAAARARELLGMVGLADKAGARPTRLSGGQQQRVAIARALAMRPEILLLDEVTSALDPELVAEVLDVLRDIARDTDITLLCVTHEMGFARDVSDRILMFDRGRIVESGPAGRLLDTPAHERTQAFLKSVR
- a CDS encoding ectoine/hydroxyectoine ABC transporter, permease ehuD (ABC-ATPase subunit interface;~KEGG: sgr:SGR_4711 amino acid ABC transporter permease; TIGRFAM: ectoine/hydroxyectoine ABC transporter, permease EhuD; polar amino acid ABC transporter, inner membrane subunit; PFAM: binding-protein-dependent transport systems inner membrane component;~Transmembrane subunit (TM) foundin Periplasmic Binding Protein (PBP)-dependent ATP-Binding Cassette (ABC) transporters which generally bind type 2 PBPs. These types of transporters consist of a PBP, two TMs, and two cytoplasmic ABC ATPase subunits, and...; cd06261;~conserved gate region;~dimer interface [polypeptide binding];~ectoine/hydroxyectoine ABC transporter, permease EhuD [Streptomyces flavogriseus ATCC33331];~identified by MetaGeneAnnotator; putative;~putative PBP binding loops), whose protein sequence is MWDGEAAWAALPAVLEGFGITLLATVLGFAVAALLGLLLALVGRSAPRWVALPVNGVAAFVRSTPLLVQLFAAWVLVPGLDALTLGVVVLGVHYGAYLSEVYRAGIESVPKGQWEACTALSLPRRRVWRAVVLPQAVRNVLPPLGNYAVSMFKETPLLSVITVHEMVHEANTFGSTHFAYLESFTLAGAVFLLASWPTSVLVRRLEARLAQ
- a CDS encoding ectoine/hydroxyectoine ABC transporter (ABC-ATPase subunit interface;~ABC-type arginine transport system, permease component [Aminoacid transport andmetabolism]; COG4215;~Transmembrane subunit (TM) foundin Periplasmic Binding Protein (PBP)-dependent ATP-Binding Cassette (ABC) transporters which generally bind type 2 PBPs. These types of transporters consist of a PBP, two TMs, and two cytoplasmic ABC ATPase subunits, and...; cd06261;~conserved gate region;~dimer interface [polypeptide binding];~ectoine/hydroxyectoine ABC transporter [Streptomyces roseosporus NRRL15998];~identified by MetaGeneAnnotator; putative;~putative PBP binding loops), yielding MTGLLARGSGPPESGMAGLAGPDLAGSHPPGSSLAISDLALSDFLPALQEALPRLGQGLLVTLEATVLGAALALVLSYVLGLMSGSRRLPVRGGARVVVEFFRGTSLYVQLFWLFFALPMLGFRLEPLACAVAALGLNYGAYGAEVVRGAVAAVPAAQREAAVALGMRPWLRLRRVVLPQAHPLMVVPFKNLLVQLLKATPLLSLVTVPDLTFEIDQLRSATGNTAAAYLLLLVVYGVLAGLISLAMNALERAARARLGTGGGA